The Alnus glutinosa chromosome 1, dhAlnGlut1.1, whole genome shotgun sequence region agcattaaataaaattatcagATTCAGACCTCATCTTCATGAAGCAGCATATTGGGAATTCCTTGATTGACCGGGAAGCGCCGAGCGGTCTCGGGACAAACGAGTGCGCCCTTCTCGAGGTGGAGCTCCAGAAGGGCGTGGTGGAACTTGTTCAAGAAGTCATCAGAGTCGAGCATGGACGAGTCGGCCTCCTCAGGGAGCTACGCGTAGCCCATGGTCCGGGCGGCATCTACGAGGACCTTCCACTCGATCTTGGGGAACACGTTTCGGAGGAAGCTGGCGTTTAACTCCACCTGCTTCTCTATCGCCTTCTCCACCTCGATGCGGAGAGGGAAGCCGTTGGCCACACCTTTGATGTTTGAGGAGAGCATGTTGTGAGTTAGTAGCCTCATCTATAAATTCATTGAACATTGAAACATGTAAATCAGAACCTCGATTTCACAATAGGACTATCCGAAACCCTAATCTCCAATTCACATCAATCCAATAGAAATTAACTGAAATTAATACCAAAATACCATAAATCGGGTCATATTATATACCTAAAACGAATCAATTCGACGAGATCCCCAAATAAGTCCGGGTTCGGCTCACCCGGCGGTAACCGGCCGGATTTCGGACAAACAGAGTTATTCCGGTCCTATAACTATTTTGCACgcttccaaaaccctagaaattttTGTTGTATCGCCAGTTTTAGCCTTTTAGGCCTATTGATTTGTTGTGTTGACTAACAAGATTAGCCCAATTGAATAATGATCTTGGATTGGGTTTGGGCTTAATGAGGCCTCAATACTCATGGCCCAAGTGCTTTTTGATTGGGTTGGTGAGCTTCGGCTAGGGCCTAGGAGAGTTGGTAGGCTGTTTCGATCATGAATTTTAACCTACAACTACAAGTTTGGTGTAAAAGGAGGTCACTCTTGAAATGATTCATCAAAATGAGTTTTTAGCTTTTTTATGAACTAATTTGTTGAAATTGTTCAAAATGAGTTTCTAAACGGTCTCGCCAATTTGGCAAGTAAACAATACTCACCAATAATAGTGAGCATTATTCactcatcaaaataataaataattattaaaattttctctcttccttatttttatttctctctctcatgcatcacacataatctcatttttttaaaaaattatttaaatagaatagacAAAAATTCTTTAGTTCAGATATTTTTagtaattcaaaaaaagaaagcgGGATTCTTGTAAAAATAAGTTTAATCAAACCTTAATAGATGGTTGGACACCAAACTCCATACTAATGAAGCCttcaagaaaagagaaattttaAGTAATCAAGGTCTTCGTATGTGGGCCAGTGGAAGTCATTcagatgcttaagttagtattTGTTTGGAGGGGAAGAAAATAGGAATGAATTTAGATAGCTGTTTTGAGAGAAAATTGTTTACCTTGCAAATGACTATTTCTTCCATTTTTATAGTGGTTTCTCGTGTTGTGTTTAGAGAGAAGAGAAgtgctatattttttttaacaaaaaaaattcataaattaacttttaaatGATGTATCaatcataaataaaatttattattttagtaaaaTGTGTCATCATTTTATGAAATGTTATACCCATCGTTTAAGAATTATTTTTGAGAATGAAAACTTGGGAAGAAAGATTATTTCCCCTCAAGCTTGATAGGCCTgaactaggggtgtacaagcggttataaccggcgattattggctaaaaccacaaccgctaaccgcctagcggttatttttattttaccaaccgcaaccgctaaccgccttggcggaggcggttatttttataaccggcggttagcggttataaccggcggtttgaAACCGCTTTCGAATTCcggttttgggccgggtttaGACCGGTTTTTGGGTCGGGTTAAAATCGGTTTTGGGCTATTTTTACACCTGTTTTGGGCCAGGTTTACACctgttttgggccattttttgtacagattttttgggcctttttttgtgcaaattttttgggccattttttgtacagatttttcaagaaaaaaatttaatactttttgggccttttgtcctttgttacaaaattactaatccaaacatattctaaattccaaaaccaaacaaatccacatactccaaattccaaaaccaaacaaatccaaataatcaaatactcaaagacattacaaatccaaaataaccaaattcaaaagcaaaaaattacaaatccaaataaccacataggcacatactctaaattctaaaaccaaacaaatccaaataaacaaaacaaatactcaaagacattacaaatccaaaataaccacattggcacatactccaaattctaaaaccaaacaaatccaaataaacaaatactccaagacattacaaatccaaaataaccacataggcacatactccaaattccaaaccaaacaaatccaaataaccaaatagtccaagacattacaaatccaaaattcaaaaattacaaatccacatAGTCACCGTCCAAGGATGCTTCGTTCCTTGATTGAGTGCCATctacaaaagaagaagctttagttaattgaaaagtaactaagtaagtttcaaaaataataattgtacaaaTGAAAAGTTGCaactaatttacaaacatttaccttcttcatcaaagctttccacaaattcctccaactcccgAATGTCAATTGGAGTATTTCTTATCCAAATAACAATTCTTATGCACAATAAGAAGAAACTAAAGAGATTACTGTAATGTGTatatttgaatataaaaactacaaattcaatttcaaatatacacatttatcAATCAATTGAAACAAGAGATTTCTTTTTGGTTCTCAATCATAAATAACAGATAATACCATAAATCTAAACAACCATCCAGAACTTACTCAAAAACTAGCGACACTATGGTCTCCAAATCAACAAATTGTACGACATAATACATTTATGGGCATTGCTCACATGACATACCTAAATGGTAATTATTAATGATGAAACATTTATGATATATAATAGGAAATTAAActacaattaattaatatccGCAAAGGGGCTAAAGAGTACTcctcgatcttcttcttcttcctctctgcatatatttttttttagatgaataaaaaCCCTTCATAAGCTCAAAACTCAACATCCTTACACTCCAGTTAAAACTGGATACAAATCCTGCATAGGACAATCCCCAAGCAAGGAAACTACTTGAACAGAAAAAAAACCTGCTAAACCACTATCACATGCAACAAACAATAACCAAATACACACACAACCCCCTCCCACAGAAAACCAGATCTGCATAGCAGCAAACACCAACAAACAGAAAAGCAATTTGCAGAAAACACCATCAACATGCCATCATCTATGGTTACAAGGGGATTTCGAAGGAAATTTATAAACCATTCTAGTCTTCACCTCCCTACTTATATTCTAACTCTTACATAACTCTTAATATACTTATACATGCAGGGATGAGTCAATGCAATCGGgtaagaaagagagacaaaacGAATGACCGAACCGACTTAAAGAAAGGAAAGCATCGGATAAGCATGAAActatttagaatatatatgAAACTATATATAGCAGCTCgccagcatatatatatatatacagttatactaattaataaaagaatGAGTGATATTGATGAACCATATACATATGCTAGGCCTATAATAGATGAGTATATAATCTTCCATACTACTTCAGTCGACAGAGAGTCTTGAGAGAAGAAAGATACTGGCCGAGGATATTAGCACAGCCCCGGCAAAACAGGCATTTAGAATATATGCAGAGACGAGAGAGGGTGGAGAAACTTACAGTGTAGTGGCGGCGGAGACGACCGAAAGCGGAGACGAGCGGCGGCGGAGACGAGAGGGCAGAGACGAGAGGGTAGAGACGGCGTCGGCGCAACGAAAATGAAATGGGAAATGGGAATGGAATGGAAACCTAAACCTCAGAAaatatggtttatatatattaccaaaacggtgtcgttttgggcattcagcaatgcccaaaacgacgcctcTCAGGtcagtttttttatatatatatatatatatatatatatatatatatatatatatatatatatatatatatatatataagcggttagcggttatttataaccgcttttaaaaccctataaccgctaaccgcctccgctaggcggttagtggttatttataaccgcttttaaaagcggttagcggttaacggttttaaagcggttataaccgccccGTTTGAACACCCCTAGCCTGAACCACCTAAGATGGGTTTTATTGGACTTCTCACCTTGGGGATTGCTCTTTTTGGGGTACTCCCCATGGCATtgccaccttcttcttcttttttttttttctcctttttctttttcaataaaagGCAAGTATTGTACTTCTTTGGTTAAATTGGTTGTGTCCTTCATCAGTTAAATATATGTTGTCGTATGACACAAAACATGATGATTGACTTTCTCTATCACTATGCAAAAGAGCTTATTTTTAAACTATATATTCTTACTTATTTCACCAATTTTAAACTGAcacattaatttatataaaaaaaaactgttataAAAATTCAAGCAAGtcaattatttttcttgaattaacCACGTACTATTATTTAAAAGCGTAAtaacattatatttttatcttatttttattttattttgttgatgtgGCACAATGAATCAatctttaaattatatttttaacaaaagctaATCTACAAACTAAATGGACAATACTAcatcaataaaaataagataaaaatataatttatagcatttttctcttcaaaattgAGCAAATTCCTATCTTCAAACAAAGTAGGTGAAGAAAGCAACAAACCTCAACTAAtaccataaataaataaataaataaataaaaaaccaactGTACAACGGTAAAGTGTAAACGAAAGAAAGATGCCAAGCGTGTGACGGACACACCAAAGAAGACCTTTCCTTATTTGGACGACCAAGATTTTtcctcacaaaatcaaaatcccCTTCATCCTGAGTTCTTTCTTCTTCGTCGTTCCTCAATTCCCAAACCCTAATTGCTACAATTAGGGTGCGAATTGGGGATTTTCCAATCCTGAGCGATTTCTAAAAGCTCTCGCCTTTGCGAATAGGCAACCACCATGCGCCTCCAATTCCCCAAACCCATATGCTCTTTCCTCATCATAACCATCGCCATAATCTTCGCCGTTAGCTCCGTCCCCACCGTTCGATCCGACTACTTGTCCTCGATCACTGGATCCTTAGATAAAAACTATGGTGACTGCATCCAGACCAAGCCCGCGTCCTGCCCCGTGAACTGCTTCCGGCCCAACCCGGTCTGCGGCACCGACGGCGTGACCTACTGGTGTGGCTGCCCCGACGCGGCCTGCGCCGGAACCACGGTCGCCAAGATGGGGTTCTGCGAGGTCGGCAATGGCAGTCGCGAGCCGGGCCCTGTCTCGGGCCAGGCCCTCCTTCTGGTCCAGATCGTCTGGCTCATCGTGCTCGGCTTCTCCGTCTTGTTTGGGCTTCTCTGATGGGCTTGGGCTTCTCTGGGGTTCATAtcattgattgattgattggtcagttttttttgttaaagattttgttttgagaatttGTGTGCGTGTGTATGAGAGAGAGGCATGTGGttcatttctttcttgtgtATGTAAGAGACGAATATATACGGATAGGGTTTGTATTGTCCTcctattctttttattatatgtataaacTCCCATTCTTTTCTTTGTGATTGTGTTGTGGCTTTGATTCTGTTTTTCATTTTCGTTCAATTTGTACGAGTTGTATATTGGAGTTATCAGAACGTTTTTCTTTTATGGATGGTGAAGAATTCTAGATATTTGACccatattcaaaaaaaaaaaaaaaaaatctagataaTTGACCCAGTATAAAAGATTTTATGGGCGAAgttttgtcaaaattaaattGTGCGTTATGGTTATCACGAATCAGGGTTCTTGAATTTATGACAACGCTAACGCTTTTGATCTGGATTTCTTGAATTTTGTATTTATGTTTGGCTGTGTTGTGGTAAAAAGTTAAGAACTTTGATGTGGCTTTCTCggtttttttatttgggtttgATGAATTTATGATGAAGAGATTCAAATTTTGTAGTTTCCTTTATTTGGGTTTTGGAAAAGGTATCTTACATTAGTTTAGTTGATGTGCTGAGGTACTTCTAATTGGCAAGTTCCCTTCCTTGCTGTATATTCTTAGCTCCTTGACTCCTTCTAGGATGATGCTCTTTGTAGTATAATTGTGTGTGTCCTGTATAGGTGATGACTTTCAGATtttgtttatgcatttttatacaCATTGGTTTGTGAGTTCTAGTATAGTATGTTCtttgaaactttattttatagataaatgCATTTCATGCGCCTTCTCAATAATGAACCCGTGACCTGATCCTCCATCCTTCGTTTATTAGGAAGGAGATGCCATTTGGTCCAAGGACTATAGGCACATAGTATTTCTGTGTTTATAACTTGATAATTTTCTGGTTTGGTTTTTGGATGCAAGTTAGGTGGAAACAATGCGTGTGACGAATCCTTCTCATTCACATATAAGATACTGTGTAGAAACATATCTGTAGTTCACTGGACCTGTCATTAGTTGTAAACTAATCGGCTTATCTTATGAGTTGTGTTTGTTCATGAGGGTAATTGTCCTCTGGCTGGAGATGGGAAATGAACGAGGAGAAAAGGACAAGCCATCCAGTGTTTAGCCATTGAAAATAGATGGTAACTCGATTAACCTGTagtcaaaatttgaagaaagaaaacccaGAATGCTCTGTCATTGACTTATGTGCTGGATCTTAGATGACTCATATTGAACTGACTCCACATTGTTGGAAATATCCTCTCATGGCTGCTCTTTTGCTCTCACCTGGGAACAAAAAGGGCCctatatttgtatttaaaatgtGCCTTCGAATTGATTGCACATTAAGCCCAGTTATGTGCAGTTGAGGTTATGCTTATACTTCAACGTAGGGTATGGACATTTATACGACTTGTTTACCAGGTAGAACATTGGCATTAAATGGGATTATTAGAAATTCGGAATGCAGCAGCAAGGTAGTTGGACAGAAGTAACTTGGTTGAGGGCTTATCTGCAATACCTTAGTCCAAATAAATTGTATAGGTTTGTAAAATTTGATTCTCATTGTCCATTTTCAGTGGGCGaggatatatatttattcaaagTCAAAGTACGTCTTTGGttcactaaaaagaaaataatccaACTTGAAATAATTTCTGTCGTAAGTACTAGATATATGAAGCAATATGAACTTTTTATTTGCAATTCTACTTAGAAGTGCCTTAGACTGGTGAATTATCTTCACATGGTTGGATTGGACATTTTGATAATTTCACTTGTCCAAACATTTGTTCTGATTCAGAATTTAGCTTGAGCTTGAATGCATTGTATCTTCCTTTGTGAATTGTGGTGTTTGGTGCAGTAAGTTGTATTTGCATTGTGTCTTGTCCATTCAATATTTTACTTTAAGGTGGAGATCGTGCAAGTTAaccttattttatatattcagATGTGCAGTTTTAGTCATACAGCCATATGTAAACAATTGCCTACTCATTTGATATCCTATTTATTGTCCGGTTCagcatttacttttttttttgaatgagaaAATCTGCTTCTTATTAATTGATAACAAAAATGATCCCCAGTAAGGAAATCTAGAGACACAAACGTTCCCTAACAATAAGATCTGCAGTACAGTTCGGAGGTTCCTCTAGCCAGACATCTGAGAGATTTTGCTCCACTGCCAATCTAGCCAAAGTATGAGCTACATTATTACACTCCCTTTTCACGTGAACAAATTTGGCAGATCTAAAACCTTGAAGCTCTTGTACTATGCTTTCTGTGATATGACCAGTTTTAGCTAGATGAGGAAGAGGGGAATTTATGTCATTCACTACCTGTGCTGCATCTCCTTCCAATATCACCTCAAAGAAGCCAACCTCTTTGCAAAACTTGACTGCCCATATTGCTGCCAAAGCTTCAGCCATACATGCTTCCGTTCTCTGAAGAAATACCATGCATTTACTTAGTTTGCTTTCACGTTTGTAATTTGCCTTTCTTGGGATGCTGTGAATACGTGCGCATAGAGCCTGAATCTGATATTAAATCCCCTCCATGAGCTTGATTGTACTCTGGAGTCTGCTCATTCATCTACTTTTAGCTAAATGAGTTTTGCATTTCCAGCTGACCTTTGCATTCATTGGAAAAGCAACCTTGTGAAGCGGgtaaagaaaagtcaaaaagcAGATGTACCAGTACCGCCATGACTATCGTATCGTATGAGATAGTCTCTTATTGTAACTTCTATGcaatttagttttcttttagATGTGCATAATTGTCCAGTTATGTGCTGTGTTTGTAGACCCTAAAAATAGATCCCAAAATTTCTTCGCAAAGCGGGAGGGACGGCCCAGGGAAGCTGATAGAGCCCATTTAATAGTTTTGAAGAGCGTTGCCAAATATTAAAGAGTGAAAataaattcatttctttttaattttgacgAAACGtcgtttaaaaaaagaaaagaaaagaaaagaaaaaaaaaaaagagtggatATTTTCATCAGTTGAGGTCCACTGCAATTTTAGGGAATTGCAGGGGTATAGCATTCCAAACTCCAAAGATTAGGccgttcattttcttttcatgaatTTAGGTCATTTGTGATTTTAACGAATTGCAATTTGCAGGGATATGCTATTCCAAAGAATCAGAAAATGCCTAAATTGAGCAACGGGtaagtaataaaataatgggAAAAAATGAAGCCACTAGATGACGGATCACCCCTGAATCCTGAGGAAAAGGGTGTCTGGTGCGACCACCTTTAAAGCTAGCTCAATGGTGGTGTGACCACCACCCATAAGAGACCTTGGCTCGGTTTGGCAAATAGCTCAATTCATTTTTACTTGCCTTTTTTCAGATGCGCCCATTTAGTCAAGACCTCTATGATAACATGCAAGTACGACAGAGTGAAATAAAAGCATAACCGACCTACTTATTTATCTTTGTCTAGGGTGCGCCAGGGAACCGTTTGGATTAAactcactcaaaaaaaaattaacggtaTGAAACAAAAGCCAAGTCCACTCGTCCTGCTAAAGTCTACAGCCTTGCAGCCAAAAAAAGCCTCAGAAAACTCAACTGCTCTCCTCTCTCTTGCCATGTCCAGTCTTTTAGAAAAAGTAAAGATATTTACCCGTCTCCTTCCATTTTCCCCCCCTCTTTTCTCACATCTCTCCATTATTACTCCCAACCAGCCGAAGCAATGAAAAAGTTAATgtgaaataaatccaaaaatgaTCTCCCCATCAACTCTAGATATCTCCACTGAGAAAGATCTGAGAAAAAAGATCTGTTCAAGAAGTTCCATATTCCCATTTCTGCAATTCCGTCAACAGTTGTCAACTGTCCCTTCTGCATCagtatttttgtacacaaatcTACAGTGTGTCCGTGCTAGCTCACCTCTACAAAAATAGAGGCCATTCTATTCATTTAATataggaaaataataaaaatcctTAACACAATTAGTGTACAACCCCAAAATACATTGAGTGGAACCTACACATATAAATCCTACTCAATGTTTCTTGAAGTTGTGCATTAATTGTGTTAAGAGTTGAGCAAAGTGAGGTCTGCAACTACTTCCATCAAGCACCCGTTTGCACTAAGAAGCTGTCATCCGGATTCCGGCATCCACAACACAAGGGTGGAAGGGGCAACGAATGTCTACAACAGTACGTACAACAGGTCCGCTAACTAAATCACATAGCAAGGTCAGTTCTCCCCAATTTGTAG contains the following coding sequences:
- the LOC133860769 gene encoding uncharacterized protein LOC133860769 — protein: MRLQFPKPICSFLIITIAIIFAVSSVPTVRSDYLSSITGSLDKNYGDCIQTKPASCPVNCFRPNPVCGTDGVTYWCGCPDAACAGTTVAKMGFCEVGNGSREPGPVSGQALLLVQIVWLIVLGFSVLFGLL